A genomic region of Drosophila bipectinata strain 14024-0381.07 unplaced genomic scaffold, DbipHiC1v2 scaffold_301, whole genome shotgun sequence contains the following coding sequences:
- the SCAR gene encoding actin-binding protein WASF3 isoform X3, with product MPLPKRSIEPVHVARSVYQQDELQSVELETVTNTTLTNIIRQLSSLSKHAEDVFGELARDVANIGDRANSLQARIDRLAIKVTQLDSTVEEVPLTDITRKKAFKSAKVFDQQIFSRATMPAPMLETYAQCDKPPPLDKLNVYRDDGKDGLKFYTDPNYFFELWRQEMLKDTERVMHDKGKKMNRPRQDGGAGGAAGRSNKKQKTKIRQPHNTREKQRQLVLVHGETLMPNNVIYRTPNSMVNEEAGYGIQLVKIQTVSESDTDAHHQVVGNVNDVGTMMGPCDMHYLPADRSPMSIPCPFTFTSTSLQSVPERCIITPCCCYLSINLHNH from the exons ATGCCACTGCCGAAGCGATCGATAGAGCCCGTACATGTGGCCCGCTCCGTCTACCAGCAGGATGAGCTGCAGTCCGTGGAGCTGGAGACGGTGACCAACACCACCCTTACGAACATCATTCGCCAGTTATCCTCTTTGTCAAAGCACGCTGAGGATGTGTTCGGAGAGCTGGCCCGCGATGTCGCCAATATCGGGGATCGGGCCAACTCCTTGCAGGCCCGCATCGATCGGCTAGCCATCAAGGTCACCCAGCTGGATAGTACTGTGGAGGAGGTACCCCTGACGGACATCACGCGCAAGAAGGCCTTCAAGTCGGCCAAGGTGTTCGATCAGCAGATCTTCTCGCGCGCCACCATGCCAGCACCGATGCTGGAAACATACGCCCAGTGCGACAAGCCGCCGCCGCTGGACAAGCTGAATGTGTATCGGGACGATGGCAAGGACGGTCTCAAGTTCTACACCGATCCCAATTACTTCTTTGAGCTGTGGCGTCAGGAAATGCTCAAGGACACCGAACGGGTGATGCACGACAAGGGCAAGAAGATGAATCGACCACGGCAGGATGGCGGAGCCGGAGGTGCTGCTGGGCGTAGCAACAAGAAGCAAAAGACCAAAATAAGACAGCCCCACAATACGCGCGAGAAACAGCGTCAGCTCGTCCTGGTGCACGGCGAGACCTTGATGCCCAACAATGTTATATACCGGACACCGAATTCCATGGTCAACGAGGAAGCCGGCTACGGAA TTCAGCTAGTCAAAATACAAACTGTGAGCGAGTCTGACACCGATGCCCACCACCAAGTTGTCGGTAATGTTAATGACGTAGGTACGATGATGGGCCCATGTGACATGCATTACCTACCAGCCGATCGATCTCCCATGTCCATTCCATGTCCATTTACTTTTACTTCTACTTCACTCCAAAGCGTCCCAGAACGATGTATTATTACGCCTTGTTGCTGTTACTTAAGCATTAACCTCCATAATCATTAG
- the LOC108126829 gene encoding calcium-binding protein P, translated as MRQFFVILLLLVVGWQCCGVARADSDSDSSSSSGEHKHKGKGHKYNNPAYPAPYGYGPYTYPYPYNPYAYNQIMPQYPPPGYNPYPYNPYMQPPPPPPPMPGYPPQAPQGYPGQPGGYPSQPGNPSQQNPSQPWNANAPSNPSQPQQPNAGAGQPPAYPPPASSVINHSLKVNKEYNEDGHHRT; from the coding sequence ATGAGGcaattttttgtgattttacTACTCCTGGTGGTGGGATGGCAGTGCTGTGGGGTGGCTCGGGCCGACAGTGATAGCgacagtagcagcagcagtggcgAGCACAAGCACAAGGGCAAAGGACATAAATACAACAACCCCGCCTACCCTGCTCCATACGGCTATGGCCCTTATACCTACCCATATCCGTATAATCCTTACGCCTACAATCAGATTATGCCGCAATACCCGCCGCCTGGATATAACCCCTATCCGTATAATCCCTACATGCAGCCTCCCCCACCACCGCCACCGATGCCCGGCTACCCACCCCAGGCCCCTCAAGGCTATCCAGGTCAGCCAGGCGGTTACCCGTCCCAGCCGGGAAACCCGAGCCAACAGAATCCCAGCCAACCTTGGAATGCCAACGCGCCTTCTAATCCGTCACAACCACAGCAGCCCAATGCCGGAGCTGGACAACCTCCAGCATATCCGCCACCAGCCTCAAGTGTCATTAATCACTCCCTTAAAGTCAATAAGGAGTACAATGAGGATGGACACCACAGAACATAA
- the LOC108126827 gene encoding DET1 homolog: MAYSERLQSQNLVHLLQNRESGFLAPGTSASRTPQFAHERKFYKCITPCLTIDSISIPQVYLRKFTPDGSKLLAFSQDQRSLHIYKYKGFGSAAVGELIREANVGTGECFKSQESNVQNQIFDRLFATKDATVLRLCQGESGRYYLHREFSVFLENGRYVLLAAMSVLRNALPTMSYILYPDLFDKLDAYSYVFFVVDLEQGCVTHRLFLSQDSIVIAHNHGISVFGSTIAIMSRLHQCIYVYELVEGRLVEQETIGPRPRDFIENASMDVGNLDATTVMPITHIKQRVLSFLYRQIYGESPSARQKLQDFYKIFEFVEYMIMERMQLVNKELLLLRYEERQKDSDVMPLTPTPRRLYVFYNIASEEVVGVYHDDSVDLLQIILQFYDQMSNVRSMQTGDAPSLPLHFFLKQNFADASESIPFIRHAALRFNPSVPVSSQSLSPSPYLQFNDFSYDDRHISPLERPNPCSTEPIVFRDRMTKSVKFRLYAKARRPTNALSPRELCAFIWHPFEPFVLSIQKCMNSYAYHVHLYNHSTVVEQTSN, from the exons ATGGCCTACAGCGAGAGGCTGCAATCGCAGAACCTCGTGCACCTGCTCCAGAATCGAGAATCAGGCTTCCTTGCTCCCGGAACTTCTGCCAGCAGGACCCCCCAGTTTGCCCACGAGCGAAAGTTCTACAAGTGCATCACTCCCTGCTTGACCATTGATTCCATTTCGATTCCGCAAGTTTACCTGCGGAAGTTTACACCAGATGGCAGCAAGTTACTGGCTTTCTCGCAGGATCAGCGCAGCCTGCATATTTACAAGTACAAGGGCTTCGGCTCGGCGGCGGTGGGAGAGTTGATCCGGGAAGCGAATGTGGGCACTGGAGAATGCTTCAAGAGCCAGGAAAGCAACGTACAGAACCAGATCTTCGACCGATTGTTCGCCACAAAGGATGCCACTGTCCTGCGTCTCTGTCAGGGCGAAAGCGGACGGTATTATCTGCACCGGGAGTTCAGCGTGTTCCTGGAGAACGGCCGTTACGTTCTACTGGCTGCAATGTCCGTCTTGAGAAACGCCCTGCCCACCATGTCTTACATCCTCTACCCGGATTTGTTTGACAAACTAGACGCCTACTCTTACGTGTTCTTCGTGGTCGACCTGGAACAGGGTTGTGTCACCCACAGACTCTTCTTGTCGCAGGACTCCATAGTGATAGCCCATAACCATGGCATCTCGGTGTTTGGTTCTACAATTGCAATCATGTCCAGGCTGCATCAGTGCATCTATGTTTACGAGCTAGTGGAGGGTCGTTTGGTTGAACAGGAGACGATTGGTCCCCGGCCGAGAGACTTCATCGAGAATGCGTCCATGGATGTTGGCAACCTGGACGCTACAACGGTTATGCCAATTACTCACATTAAACAAAGGGTCCTAAGCTTTCTGTACCGCCAAATTTATGGGGAGAGTCCTTCAGCGAGGCAGAAGCTGCAAGATTTTTACAAGATCTTTGAATTT GTGGAATACATGATTATGGAAAGGATGCAATTGGTGAACAAGGAACTCCTCCTGTTGCGCTACGAAGAACGCCAAAAAGACAGCGATGTTATGCCTCTGACACCAACTCCTCGCCGCTTGTATGTTTTTTACAATATAGCCAGCGAGGAGGTGGTGGGGGTCTACCATGATGATTCCGTTGACTTGCTGCAGATCATACTCCAATTTTACGACCAGATGAGCAATGTTCGATCCATGCAAACAGGAGATGCTCCCTCCCTGCCGCTGCACTTTTTTCTCAAGCAAAACTTTGCAGATGCCAGCGAATCCATACCATTCATCCGGCATGCAGCATTGCGCTTCAATCCAAGTGTTCCTGTCAGCTCCCAGAGCCTATCCCCATCGCCGTATCTTCAGTTCAACGACTTCAGCTACGATGACCGGCACATATCGCCCCTAGAGCGTCCAAATCCCTGTTCCACTGAACCCATTGTATTTAGAGATCGGATGACGAAGAGTGTAAAGTTTCGGCTTTACGCCAAGGCGCGTCGACCAACCAACGCACTGTCACCCCGGGAGTTATGCGCCTTTATTTGGCACCCATTCGAGCCCTTTGTGCTCAGCATCCAGAAGTGTATGAATAGTTACGCATACCATGTACATTTGTATAATCACAGCACGGTGGTAGAACAGACGAGTAACTGA
- the LOC138927536 gene encoding ATP synthase subunit g, mitochondrial-like has translation MASLATKGSGLVNRLLTQARPQLDVFLKYAKVELTPPTPADIPAIRQGLGNIIKGAKTGAYKNLTVREAWLNTLVTAEVIFWFYIGECIGKRHIVGYNV, from the exons ATGGCGAGTTTGGCTACTAAGGGATCAGGACTTGTAAACA GGCTTCTTACACAGGCCAGGCCACAGCTGGATGTGTTCCTGAAGTACGCCAAGGTGGAGCTTACGCCCCCAACGCCAGCCGACATTCCGGCCATCCGTCAGGGACTTGGCAACATCATCAAGGGAGCCAAGACCGGTGCCTACAAGAACCTCACCGTTCGCGAGGCCTGGCTTAACACCTTGGTGACCGCTGAGGTCATTTTCTGGTTCTACATTGGCGAGTGCATCGGCAAACGCCACATTGTGGGATACAATGTCTAA